CTAAGGCAGGACTCCCTTTTATGGGAGCAGTGTTGACTAAGCAACTTGTATTTCTCCCAGCATCTACGAGCCCTATCTTCTGTTATTTCTACCAATTTACCTGGAATAAACATCAGGCTTAGAGACCTACAGTTCCCCAGAACTCCATTGCAATCCCTTTTGCAGTCTGGCATCAAGATCGCTACCATGAAGTCTTCGGATACCAAGAAAAGTTTTGAGTAGGAGGTTACACACTACCGTAAGTGATGGGGCTTGTTGATTCACGAGTTTGATGAGAAATCCAGGACTGGCCAGTTGGTTATTTTTACGATTTACTCTGTTCATCTCAACCATAACCTCTTCTGCAGTTGCTCTTATTTCAGACAGGTCCTCTATGGAGTGCTGATCCTAAAAAGGGTTCCTTGGAAGGAAATGTTCCTGGTTTCTTCCAGAGGAAACCAGCAAGACTCACTTAAAAACTTCTTCAACACCTTCAAAACTTTCTTCAACACCTTTCTTGACTGTAGCGCACGCCACCCCAAGCATCCGGAAAATACACAGCGTGAATTATCCACCGGAGAGATGCTACAAAGctgtctgaaaacaaaagtctAAATGTCTGGCCAGAAGTCGCGCCACGCATTTGTGGCAGCCTGTGCTAGTTCTCTGCCTCACGGCCGCCCCAGCCGCGCCTTCGCCCCCCGCCCAGCCCGCGCCCGCTGCCCCACCAGACGCCGCcggaggagggaaggagctcCGGAGCTGGACAGcggcctcccgccccgccccgccccgccccgcctcacCTCGGCCGCCGCCCCTCCGCGGCCACGTTGGGGCTCGGCGGCGCCGGGACACGGCAGGCGGGGGACACTGTTGCGGGGGcgttttcttaatttttttaaaataacacgGTTTTTTTAAACAGCGGCTCCCTATTGCCCGGCGGTGGCGCGGAGCTTAGCGCAGCGGtgcgggagggaggggagcgCGGGGCCGCCCCAGGTGGCGGCGTGCTCCGTCTCCACAACATGGCGGGCGCGGAGCCCTTCGCGGCAGTGCTGGCCGCGCTGCGCGGGTGCTACGCCGAGGCCGCCCCGCTGGAGACCTTCATCCGGCGGCTGCGGGAGAGCGGCGCCGGGGAGGCCGAGGTGCTGCGGGGCGACGACGCCCCCTGCTACCGGACCTTCGTGGGGCAGTGCCTGGTGTGCGTCCCCCGCGGGGCCCGCGCCATCCCCCGGCCCTTCACCTTCCAGCAGGTAGGAGGCAGGGCGCGGGTGATGGCCCGCTCGCACCTGCGTCGGGCCCGAGGCGGCCGGAGCAGCGCAGCCCTCGCCGGGGAGCGAGCCCGGGCGaggccccccgccgcccggggccgcggctgGCGGCGCGGGGCTTCCCCGGCGGCTACCGCGAGCGGCAGCGGCCGCTGCCGGCCCCTGGGGGCCGCGGAGATGGCGCCGTGCGCCGCCGTCCGCGCTGGCTGGGTGGCAGCGCGCTTCCTGTCCTCCATGCgtgcgcgggggcggcggccctTGGCCCCTCGTGGCTGCTGCCGGCGGGGCCTCCCCGCCGGGCCTCGCCTGccccctccagcctcctcgGCTGTCGGCTCTAGCCAACGGGGAGCGGTGGGGGATCATCCCCCGCCTCCTCTTCGGGGGGTGGGCGAGCAAAGCCTGGGTGCCGGCGGGAGGGCGGTAGGTAAGCCAAAAGGTCTGCGTGCCTGCGGCTCCCTGCCTCTCTGCGgctccctgcctctctgcttGCCCTTGTGAGGTAGGAGTGAACAAACCAAATGTGGCCGGGGAGCAACTGGAAGTGAGAAACGCCACTTTCGCGCTCTGAGAGGATAGAGAAGAGGGGGTAAAACTGCTTGCGGGTCGGTGTTTAAGCAGAAGAAACCTTTCcgagaggaaagaggaaagctctgcttttctctcagcGCTACGGTGTGCGTGAGCAAAACCGTGGTATGGTAGGAAACAAACTGCAAGCTTGTTGAGCGGGTTTTAGAATTGTGAACTGAGTCGTTTAGTTGAACTTTACGTAAAAGGAAATGGAGGCCTCAAGAAAATCTGTTAGTTCCCTGGAGGTTAGAGCCTGCGTGAGCACGTAGTATCTACGGGCAGAGGGACCTGAAGGCCTTGGAGTGTGGGTTGCTGAGGGAGCCGAGGGGAGTACTGTAGGGTGTTTCTCGGGCACGAAAACCAGGATCAAAAGGGCAGGCGTTAAAAAGACTTCCTTAAAGCCGTAGGCTCATGTTGCTGCATGTAAACATCTTGTGGTACGCtggaaaatcttcctttttggGTATGGTACTTGTGAATCATTAATATTGCTTTGAAAGGGTTTGGTCTAAAGCTGATGTCTAGGAAGGTGTGTCTTGCATGTCTGCTTATTTAAAGCGTATATTGTGGTTTGTGGAAGAATCGGTGAtaaaagctaattttcttttttctttctttcttcagttatCTAGTCAGAGTGAAGTCATCACAAGAGTCGTTCAGAGACtgtgtgaaaaaagaaagaagaatgtcCTCGCATATGGATACTCCTTACTGGACGAAAACAGTTCTGATTTCCAAATCATGCCGTCTTCAAATATATACAGCTACCTACCCAATACTGCAACAGAAACTATTCGTATCAGTGGCCTCTGGGAAACACTGCTGAGCAGGATAGGGGATGATGTGATGATGTATTTATTGGAACACTGTGCAATCTTTATGCTGGTTCCCCCTAGTAATTGTTATCAAGTTTGTGGGCAACCAGTTTATGAACTTATTTCACATAATGTAGACTCATCCCCAGTGTTTGTTAAACAAAGGTTTTCAAAGCATAAACGTAGTAGCTTGCTTGACTATATGCAAAAAAGGCTTATGTTTCATAGACGGTATCTTTCAAAGTTGCATTGGTGGAAATGCAGACAAAGACTTGAAGCTAATGTCTCCagcatgggaaataaaaaaaataacaagacaGAAAGCTTAGTGTCCAGTTACGAGTATTCTGCAAAAGATGTTTCTAAAGCAAGCAAACAGATCGGAAGGGTTACTGAacatctggaaaaacaaagtagCTCCAGTTTATATTTGTCAGCTACAGcaccatctttaaaaaggaagcttGATAGGGAACAACTTGAAATTCCAGCTAAGAGAGCAAAAgtagaggagaaagagagagaggagaaggcttGTAATATCACTCCTGATGTAAACCAAAGTAGTTCTGACAGATACGGAACTGGGTATGTAGCATCACATTCTGTaagtctcattaaaaaaaagcacatttctcAAAGAAGTAACAGTGATATGTCTGGTCCTTCTTTAGTTCACACATCTCATGATGGGAAGAAGTTTTTGGCAGGTGAAAGCTCTTCTCTGCAAGGAGTTCAGAGTAACAAACCTTTAAAGTCCAGCATTGAAATGCAAGCAGAATCCCATAGAAAAGGAGTAGAGATGCATATGTATAAATCTCAGTTGGATTCTGTACAAATCAAACCCATGGAGGGCGTTTCTTCACAATGCAGAAGGCGGGAAAGTCCCCTAGCTCATTTGGCAAAGAAGTTACCAAATACCCTCTTGCGTTCTGCAGTATACATTGACAGGAAGTTTCTTCTGTATTCTCGCAGGAGTTTCCaagaatgttttcctgaatcATTTTTATTGAATCGCTTGCAGGGCTGTCAGGCAGGTGGAAGAAGGCTTATAGAAACTATATTCTTAAGCCAAAACCTGTTGGAGCAAAAGCACAACCAAAGTCTGCCACATCACaactggagaaagaagaggttGCCCAAACGCTACTGGCAAATGAGACATACATTTCAGAAACTGTTAAAGAACCATGGAAAGTGCCCTTACTTAgttctcttgaaaaaaaattgccctGTCTGGATATCTGAAACCAGTGTGAGAAAAACTGAGCTGCCTTGTCAGGCAGCCTTGCCTGGGGAAGCAGAGGTTCACGAGCAAGCAGAACAGTTTGGGGAAGAGCCTGCTAAGTGTGTGACAAGCAGCAGATGTGCATCTGGTCACACTGATGTACCAGACAACTTGTGTGCTCCTCTTGCAAAATCTGTGCGTGGGGAGTCGCAGAGTGAGGAGCAAAACCTGGGAGAGGTGTGTGATTCAGCCCTCGGGGAGCTCCtcaagcagcacagcagccactgGCAGGTGTACATCTTTGTGAGGGAGTGCCTGGAGCGGGTCATCCCCGCTGAGCTTTGGGGTTCAAACCATAACAAGTGCCGGttcttaaaaaatgtgaaagtgtTCATTTCCATGGGGAAGTTTGCTAAGCTTTCGTTGCAGGAATTGATGTGGAAGATGAGAGTGAATGACTGCATGTGGCTTCGTCTAGTCAAAGGTACTTCTTACATTAAAGAACTAAGTGGCGGGGGTGTCAGATGACTGGTGTTCATGTTTAAGGTGCAAAGGGGAGGGTATCGAATCTGGCTTCAGAGTTGTTGGGTTCATTGGTGATAACCATAGCTGAGAGAGCAAACCTAGTAGTGTTTGTAATTGATGGTGGAAGAATACTTAAGCTTGTCTTCCTTCCAGAacttgttttcactgttttcactCACGCTTTTTATGTTTAATAGGATGACATTTTCATAAACATGAATTCAGAACCTGGGCCTTTCAACAAAACTCTTTCCCTTCCACCCCTACCCTCCAAATTGCAGTAACTCTGAAAAGTCATTGAAGTATGACCTAAGCACGTAAGGAACAAATGCAGTCTGCCTGTTGGTTACTGTAAGCCTTCAGAAAGAATTAAAGGCAAATCGAGACACTTGCAGTGGCATGTGTTCCTCTGCTATGGGAGTGAACCTTCATCCCACAGcgttccccctccccccccccttgcaTCAACCCCATGAGAAAGACATGAGTATGGGACCCATGCAATACAGGGGTTGCCCACCATCTGTCACCTTTATAGAGCCCTCCTCTAGGAACAAGAGACCCTTACTGAGCACTGCTTCAGGCAGGGTAGTTGGTGGTGCAGAGGTCACCAGACCGAGTGGTCCCTGGCTGAAAGCTGTCATGAGGACATCAGCTGACTGCTCCAAATTCTATACGAATCCCTTCTGTTTAGTCCTTTTTCAGACGATGACAGGTAGATCTTGCCTCCTTGAAGAAGTCTTTCTTCAGACACTATCCTAGGACTTAGGTCTAGGATGAAGCTGTAGTTCTGTGGTTGATTGCTGTAGGATCTAATGTATAttgtcatttttctgtgctgctgttctccaTCTATGCAATGTGCGTTGCACTTCCTTAACTGGTATGTTTGCAGTATTTGTTCTTACCTGGTAATGTACTTGGATCCTACAGTAATGTGAGCTGAAAATggtattcctttttaaaaggtgtGGTAGGATTCTGAAATTACTACGGGGTCTTTATAGtgcaggaggaaaataaaaagtctgaTGTTTGAGAACTGATGTCAAAAATAGGGGAGGTTACTCTTCCATAAGAAACTGTTAATTCTAGAAATATATTGATTCTTTATTCAGAAACTATGGGTCAAAACCatacttttcaaaatgctgaggacttaaatattttaaaaggtttttattgtaaaatacacatttggTTCATAGTCATTTggaacatcttaaaaaaaaaagtaacaccCTCTTATTCTCTGGCCATATTCCAGGAAAAGCAACACATAGGCGTGATGTTAATTTTCATGAAACTACTCCCTTGTGCTTGaagtttaaaaacacatttaattgctttgctgcagtgtaggtggggtttttttttttctctaaaagtaGTAGTAGTGGTTTCTTGTCAGTTCCCTGAATTGCAGTCATCATTTACATCTGCTGTCAGGaacttggaaaacaaattatctAGTTTCAGGACAGCTGCTTAACAACATCCTGATTTAATTTGTACGTTACAGCTGCATATTgcaactcttcagttagagAATTTTCTAACAATCATTGGATTTTTCTGTTGATGTTAACTGGCTTCTGTTGAAGTGGACACTGAATCTCTTTATGGTAGTCTTTTCTTAGGTGCtgtaaatacatgaaaatgtcTCTGCCCTGAAGCGCACAAAAACCAAATAGGGTAGAGAACTGGAAACTTACTTCAATTTTATAAGTTTCAGTTTTAAGCTTCAGCTCTGTTGTGTCAAAATTAAGCTGTTTTTAACACATTTGTGCCATGCTCATGATTTGTGCTGTGCAGCTAAACTGATATTTCTGTATAATGTCTTTAAATTATCCTGTTGTATTTTGCTAAATTCTACTCTTAAATGTAATTAGAAAAAGTATTATTGGAAGTTGGCAAAAATTCAGTATTGTAGCACCAGGTTTTATTCCCTACTCGCTTACCCATATTTTGACATCCCTACAAACCTGTGTGGCCTTAGATTTGACAGTAGCTAGGAATGTTCTGGGTTCATAATTTTTGTGCCATCTAAATGTTATAAGTGCTGATGGACTCAGtcagggtgattttttttttttttctttttgactgcaGCAATAAGTTTTATATAGGATGTCTGAAATAAAGCCTAAccctgaaattaattttcctataATTGGGGAATCTGAATATCATTCTCATCCCCAAGTCAGCCCAAtttaattctgttatttttacagtgtacctaagtattttcattcttttgcttatttttttttaagttttatattGTAGTAgacttatttccattttcctttcccttcacaATAATCTTGCCTTTGTGCATTAAAGACCTTGCACAATCAATGTTGGGGGAAGAAAGTAAGTCTTTGGGCTACTAATGGCATGTATTCGTATCCTGTATGTCAATTTGCCACTACACATGTGCAGTGTTCCATGTTTGTACTTAAAGCTTGGGTCACATTATTTAATGCCAGTGAAAATTTGGAGTGGCCTCTGTGCAATTGtttgtatttgccttttttttccccattaaccTCAAGCTAAGAAAAGTCTGttatgtgtggtttttttgtttgtatgttgattttttttttcactaatacAAATAGTTGGTATTTACTATAACTACCTTTGAATTGTTTATTGAAGGTGATCACTTTGTTCCTGCCTATGAACATTGTTTCCGTGAAGAACTTTTGGCTAAATTCCTATACTGGCTGATGGATACCTATGTTGTTGAGTTGCTCAGATCATTTTTCTATATCACCGAGACCATGTTCcagaaaaacatgcttttctaCTACCGAAAGTTTATTTGGGGCAAGTTACAGAACATTGGAATTAGGTAACATTAGAAAACTAATCAAACATAAATGGAATATGTGGAAATCTCATGTTTTGTAGTGTAAAGTTAtaattctgctttcctttattGCCCATTtatcctccttttattttcttaatttcccaaaagaaaaatcagttgtaGTATTTGTAATTGTAGTATGTGCAGCTTGTAAATTCATAAATTTTGTgtgaggaaactgaggcaaattttgaattcttttgTAGGAGAAGAGAAACCTTTGCAATCATAAAATCCATTATGAagaggattttgttttgataagTCAAATTTTTACACCTTTTAACGATGAGTAAGACATCGTGGTAGAATCCCAAAGTAACCTTgggaaagttaattttaaaaatactcagtttgctttaacttaaaaaaaaaaattgaactctGCTGAAATGCTGTAATACTCTATTCATAAATTCAGGCAGTgggtttgatttgttttgggttttttggaagGCTAAGGGATTTAAAAGctgcagattctttttttttagcgTAGCTGTGgaattcctgctgctttttggtCTTGAAAATACATGCATGTATTCAAGTTAGGATGTTAATTAAGATCAAATTTTAAgcaattaaatgagaaaataggaaaaatctGAAGGTGATTTTAATGAACAATATTGTGCACGCATTTTCGTAGTTCTTATCTTTTGGGTTTTCATTATAAATTGTTGGTATCCAAGATAGCTTTGGAACTGTGTTAAATGAGCATACTTGATGTCTTGTGTTTTAATGGCTGTTTTATATGGTGTTTTAATGGCCATTTTATATGGTGAACCTTTTGCATTCACAGTGGTCTGTTGGTCTACAATGTTATATGTgttattccccccccccgccctgctgctccctgatcTTAACGCTGGTATCTCCGGTGCAGGTCTTCTGCATATATGTTTGCACTTAATAGGGCCCTGGTCCTGTTTTGCCCAGAATATACAATTTAAATAGTAGTAGtagaatataattttcagtCCCGCATATactgtttgttttgtcttcaaaCTAACAGCCTTAGTGTCGCAATTAGTGTTTTATGTAGTTTTAACGTACTTCAAAGGCTACTTTTTGGCATAAAGTTATTATCAAGTACtaatttttacatatttgataTAATGCTCTTTTTAGTAGGGTAtgtgattaaaagaaaacaaatatttttggttttagcCCTTTTGTCCCTGTTCCCAGTTTCCCAGAAAAACCTGATGTGTAaggatgttgtggtttaacccggcaggcagctaaacaccacacagccatttgctcGCCcccccccctcagtgggatgggggagagaatcagaaaaaaggtaaaactcgtgggttgagataaagacaatttaataggacagaaaaggaaaggaaaataataatgataataaaagaatatacaaaacgAGTGATGcatgatgcaattgctcaccacctgctgactgatgcccagccagttcctgagcagtggCCGTGCCTGCCTGGCCAACCCccccagttttttgttcagcatgacatcatatggtatggaatatccctttggccagttggggtcagctgtcctggctgtgtcccctcccagcttctcgtgcacctccagcctcctcacGGGCAGGacagtatgagaagctgaaaagtccttgacttagtgtaagcactgctcagcgacaactaaaacatcagtgtgttatcaacattattctcatcctaaatccaaaacacaacactataccagctaccaggaagaaatttaactctatcccagccaaaaccagggcaAAGGACAAGGTACTCTGAACTCAAAAGACCCTAATCTGGGCTGATCccatttcttctgatttcttccCCACATATTTCCCCACTATGCAGGAAGCCCCTTCTCACCTTTGGCTCAGGAAGTCCCTGAACTGCAGATTACTGGAAGCTGGGGAAGCATCCCAAGGAAGTACTGCTGCATGCTTGCCAAGGACGTGCTGTAAGGACAGGGTGTTTGCTGTTGGCTACAGGATACGTAGCTATATGGACTTTTAGTCTGATCCCAGCAGCTGCACTTAAGCTTCACTCACAAGGCTAGGGCTTTCAGCACTGCTTTTTTGAGTGTGCAATGTAACGTGAGGTCTCCTACTAAGCCAGCTTACTGCATTCGTACAGGTGGCAAGCTGCCTACTTCGCATGGGAGGAGAGAAGTTGGGGTTTAGAGATATTGGGAAACAGCTGTTTATGGCTGCCTCGGCCATTTTGAGGCTCTCTGGGCACCATCCTCTCTTAACCAGCTGGTGTTTTCAGGCACTGTTGGTGAATTAGTGCCAAAGGCTGTTGACCTGCCATCTTCCCTGGAGGAGGAGTATCTGTTGGCCTCAGTTGTTCCCCTAATGGCTGTTCTGTGGTTGTCCTggttcttctcctcctcctcagctggagctgctcGTGGCAGTTGCTCTGAGTTGGCTTGCAGGAAGGCGTTCACAGCCAAGTGTAGCCACTGATGTCTTTCCACTTCTTTTGCATGCTCCTTTGGGAGGAAGAGAATGGGTGGAACAGGCTGGACTGAGTGGACCTGGACTTTACTCATGAGCTTGCCTTTGTATTGTCATTAGGGAGTAAATCCCCATCCTGAAGGACTGTCTGTATGAGTAGATCTTCCTGTGCAGACTCCCACTTAAGGATACAGACCATGGTTCTGAGAGGGGACCTGAATCTGTAGATTTGTCTTGCTGTATGGCTGGAGGTGAGAGTGTGCTGGTCATTTTGCACACAGACAActttctattaatttttgaAACTGTACCAAACTTCATGCCCCAAATTAAAAGCAGTActtattaagaaaaattcagtatttcatgATACAGTTGCTTCAAGTTACGTGGCTCACAGAATGCAaagttatgttttaaaaataatgtaccCAATGTTGTGGTGACAGCACCTGTTTTCCTAAGGACTGTACCCTCCCCACCCTTGACACACACAGTGGCTGCTGAGGAttgaaaatgctgcagaagtTCTGAATCTCCCCCATCAGATTGTGGTGAGATGCCAAAAGACAGTAGGACCGTTCACTCAACTTCCTCCAAGTTCCAGTGCATAATAGCGCCATGAGTGTGCAAATGAGAGTAGGATGGTTCAGTGGCCACTAGATTAGTGCATGTTCAAAATCATTAACGCTGCTATAAATGCCACAAAATATGCAATGAATGTTGCTGCAGGCAAAATGACATCTGATTCTACAGCTGGCCAGAGGTAGTAATGATGATAGGCCAGTAATTGGCCTTTGTCTTCACTTTCAGaggaagtaatatttttttatatagtggttgtggtttttttgttttttttttctcttcagtcttaAGTGTGAACTGCAAACCGATGGAGATTTGATCATTTGGTTGTTTCTGTTGAACTGGAGGTCTTTGTTTTGTCTTAGTGATCTAGCTAATACTGTAGTACATGATGAAGTTTTATAGGTTCAGGAAAGAATTTAAGTTGTAATAAATAATAGTGGTCTCTAGCTGTGGAAAAGCGATCTCCTGTccattctgctttcctttgggCTGCATCTGTAGCAGGAGTTTAATTCCAAAGTTTGAATATAAATCCTCAAAACACTTGTTCAGTAATAGCTCAACTTGCTGGCCCTGGATTCCTCTGTACCTTCTAGGTCTCATGTACTGTATCACTCAGACGCTGGCAGTGCCCAGCAGCTAGATCATTAGCTGGTATGGGAGTTGTGTTGGCATACAGAAGAGAAGTATTTGTGTGCCTCTCTTACCTGCATGCTTGGCTTCTCAGGTGTCTCCTAGAGCATGCTTACCAGGTTTCCACCAACCACCAGCCTTTTGTGATAGCGTGGCCTTCTTTTGCTAAACCAGCCTCTTGCTTGGTGTGGGATGAGAAAAATCTGCATGCAAATTTATATTTGCATCCCCCTTTTGCAGGGATTTGAATTGTCTCACTTCACTTCCCAGCGGAGTGTCCTAACCATTAGGCTGTAGGGCTTTTTGGAATGGCACATTTTGTCCTTCTGAAGCAGTGCAGGAGATTGATCCAGGTCTTTTACATTGCAAGCAGGCCACTTTAACAATACAATCTTAAGTAAAAGCAAGGGCTTTTGCACCACCTCCTTTTCCTGCCTCATTGTGTGGGAAAGTATTGATTTGGACTAAACTATACTAAACTGTAAATCCTGAGGGGGGTGTCTGAGGGGAGAACACATTTCCCAGTAAGATGGACTTACAGAGCTCAGAACCTGTGTCTTGGGAGCCTTCCATACTTTGTTATTCTCTGCTGTTCACTTTAGCTGGATGCCTGCTTAGCAGATAGGTTCTTCTGAATCGTGTTACTGGATACCTGAATGCCCTTATGTTGAATATGTATCCTAGTATCTCAGTTCACTATAACTTTTAAGTAGTAGGTCCCCTGAATGGTGGGAGTAGAACAGCCCATTACAGTGCGTAAGTCCTTCCCTGGATCTTTCTTAATGTAGTTTTCAGAAGGTTCTATTCAACTTTGTTAATGTCTTTCAAGCTTCT
Above is a genomic segment from Ciconia boyciana chromosome 2, ASM3463844v1, whole genome shotgun sequence containing:
- the TERT gene encoding telomerase reverse transcriptase gives rise to the protein MAGAEPFAAVLAALRGCYAEAAPLETFIRRLRESGAGEAEVLRGDDAPCYRTFVGQCLVCVPRGARAIPRPFTFQQLSSQSEVITRVVQRLCEKRKKNVLAYGYSLLDENSSDFQIMPSSNIYSYLPNTATETIRISGLWETLLSRIGDDVMMYLLEHCAIFMLVPPSNCYQVCGQPVYELISHNVDSSPVFVKQRFSKHKRSSLLDYMQKRLMFHRRYLSKLHWWKCRQRLEANVSSMGNKKNNKTESLVSSYEYSAKDVSKASKQIGRVTEHLEKQSSSSLYLSATAPSLKRKLDREQLEIPAKRAKVEEKEREEKACNITPDVNQSSSDRYGTGYVASHSVSLIKKKHISQRSNSDMSGPSLVHTSHDGKKFLAGESSSLQGVQSNKPLKSSIEMQAESHRKGVEMHMYKSQLDSVQIKPMEGVSSQCRRRESPLAHLAKKLPNTLLRSAVYIDRKFLLYSRRSFQECFPESFLLNRLQGCQAGGRRLIETIFLSQNLLEQKHNQSLPHHNWRKKRLPKRYWQMRHTFQKLLKNHGKCPYLVLLKKNCPVWISETSVRKTELPCQAALPGEAEVHEQAEQFGEEPAKCVTSSRCASGHTDVPDNLCAPLAKSVRGESQSEEQNLGEVCDSALGELLKQHSSHWQVYIFVRECLERVIPAELWGSNHNKCRFLKNVKVFISMGKFAKLSLQELMWKMRVNDCMWLRLVKGDHFVPAYEHCFREELLAKFLYWLMDTYVVELLRSFFYITETMFQKNMLFYYRKFIWGKLQNIGIRNHFAKVHLRALSSEEIEAVRQKKYVPMASKLRFIPKANGLRPIVKVSGVVEARAFSRESREKKMHHYNTRLKNLFSVLNYERTINTSFIGSSVFGKDDIYKTWKKFVTKVLESDGEIPHFYYVKADVSRAYDTIPHNKLVEVISRILNPEKRTVYCIRRYAVIMITTSGKARRFYRRHVSTFKDFMPDMKQFVSQLQENASLQNAIIVEQSLTFNETSSSLFTFFLQMIHNNILEIGSRYYLQCCGIPQGSILSTLLCSLCYGDMENKLLCGVQQDGVLIRLIDDFLLVTPHLMQARIFLRTLATGIPEYGFLINPNKTVVNFPVDDIPGCSKFKQLPDCRLIPWCGLLLDIQTLEVYCDYSSYTCTSIRSSLSFNSSRTAGKNMKYKLITVLKLKCHCLFLDLQINSLRTVFINIYKIFLLQAYRFHACVLQLPFNQQVRNNPYFFLRIISETASCCYAILKAKNAGIALGNKGASGVFPSEAAEWLCYHAFTVKLANHKVVYKCLLKPLKICKMQLFRKIPKDTMALLKTVTEPSLSQDFKAILD